The window ggatcattaGCTGTTCCTTTCCTACTACAGTTACCAGTCATTTTCATCTGGTTTAAACCTTCTTTATTTCCATTCATAAGGGTATCTGCATAGaatgtcagtcatccaggtaaTGGTAATGTGTAAAAGtggaatcgaggcaactggactcttatCGGTTGTTGAAGATGTTAAGgtttcttcagttctaaatctCAGGTATGGAGTTCCCTATGTGACCACCCCTAGGGGACACACCCACCAGTGACATAAACAGGGGAATGCTACAACTAAGACTTAGAACGAAAGAAGCTTTTTACATTCAATGTGAAACATCGACAACCAACCCAAGTCCACTGCCTCGATTTACCTTTTGTGGACATTCATGAGGctatttattttccagaataCTGTAGTCTTGATTTTTCTCCATGTTCTGGTTGTCATTCTTTCTTATTTCAATCACCACTGTAGTTCTTTTACTGCAAGTTACAAAATACTCAATACTTtttgaaagcaaacaaatcCTTCACTGGCCAACTTAGTAGACTGATCTCAACGCAAGAGTGTGTGCTTTTTACTTGCCAAAGACAAAAGTGAAAGCACCAAGCGCAATAAATATTGACAAATGAAGTATGATGCAGTGAAGGTCTGGCAGCCAGGGAGGAAAAGAGAATTAAATCCAAAGTTTTGATACACTGTATAAAGGCAAAATCAGACAAATCTCTTCAAACACTAAAGCAGTACTAAAGCAGAAGTATAGTTAACAAGTATTTTTACTTTggtacttcccaccactggtttTTAAGACAACAACAGTAAGTCATGTTTTCCTTTCAGAGAAGCTTACACTATgtcttacatttatttttgcagagTCTGATGAAATCCAGTtgggaaagcagggagcagccgACTATCATTCCTCAGGGAGTGCCGTACATGGTAAAGCTGCTGAGGTATTACGTCAGCGAGGACACGGTTTACCTCCATCTTGAACATGTCAAAGGTAAGAAAAATACAGGACAAAAGGGCATCTTAAAACTTGTAGGATTTCAGTATAGTGTTTCCTTGCTACTCACAGGAGAGACCGAactgcgaatagtgaaaatccgcaaGTAATTAAGGCCCCAAGGTTTATAAAGGCCCATagaggccacaagatggtggcaaagcattaCATTTGTCTGCATGAAACTACTCAATTCTCTTCaacatgatagctgggattggctccagcgctcctgcgacccttgtgaggataagcggctcagaaaattaatGATgaatacagtagtgccttgagataaaagttgaatttgttccatgaccacgttcttaactcaaaacagtcgtatttcaaatcatatttccccacttaaacaaatggaaatgcttctaatctatatatattttttcccgagtttttaaaaaatattattttactttgacatatagtaataatataattaagtaGAATGTCAAGAATTCAAACGTTTGTGCATCTTTCTGGTGTGCACCACTTGGCTGCATTATATTAGAATCATGCAGACACACCAAGAAGTTTCCGTTTCATTCACCTACTGTAAGTGACCCCATAATCTGCAGggatattagttgtttttcataGAGGGTAcagaatatatgcctatgagtattgttatattgtctgtctacattaGTTGTTGTTTGGTGCAAGCGTTATAACACTATCACTATTTGTAAACCTTTCTGTGACGTTTTACTTTAAGTGTtatagcattaagctagcggaggCCTTTCTAGGCAAAGTTGTGGAGATGTTTGAATATACACAACTAAttatctgttttatttattattatttagttagACAGTAAACTAACTGGGAGTGCCAGTAAACaacttgaagcttcttttttgaaAATTTGTTCACAATGCCAAACTACTACTTATTGTGAATTGAGCCAagctgagttcactgccaccataaagcACTCGTATCTAAAACTTTTCCtcacaagacaaaaaacaagaaaatacatgCCAAACGATGGCTCgcatctataaaaaaaaaaaaaaaaaaaaaatcattgggTCATTTGCATCTTTTTATTGCTATGGCAAGTTTCAGCAAATAACCAAGAATAgggtaagaagaaaaaaaatctgtgaataggtgaatttacGAATGGCGAGCAGtattggggagtaactaattacatgcaaCGAGAttgtgtaatttaattacaaaatatatgtaattgtaataaattacagttgcttttggaaatttccataattacaatttgttacatttgaaaaatatccaCAAAAGCCCCGATTTTtctttcatatcacttcctcgTTCTAAAGctgacgcttgtgattggctctctctgccattttccaaatatgacctggAAGTGCCCCCTTTTGGTGAAATctatttgtttgtctgagattttaaagtggcaggcccaaaaaaaatggtatgTAAATACAACACActacagagaagagtaatgttaacaagcctgccaaatttgaatgaataaaacaaatcgcAAAGtgtataaaatcaggtttcaaaacttgaataataagtgCCACCTCTCAGCTTCTCCGACGGTGTGTGGGTGTcaaatggatgcgccaaaaggaatcaaacataccgagggggtgatagcttatacaatgtaaaatcacgttaaGGAGTCTCAACTTTAAAATTTAATgattattgtggactataatcataaaaataagcgcATGTCATCTTAACCCTCGTTGCTGATGACATAAAGTCACAGCCGAACATGGCACCTGATGACACCGGgatggtaggaggaagcccagttagttaacacattcactgctgccattgacggctttctaagtcaaatatccatgttaactgggaaggctggcagtgaatgagttaaacacTCAGCACAGCTCCATTCACTCGTATCGAGTTAcccacaaagccatgttgtTTTTAGTGAAAGcttacaaaactatccgtcgtaaaatgcgcactgcagagtcggCTGGTGGTGTTGAGGTTCAGCTCGCCATCCGCgtgtgtcttcaaaaagtcaatccattgctttttttatttcctcattttttgagagtttaaaaaaacgtcaccgatctgttctgtaaattgaggtaTGCAGCAAAGACgcattttcagggtgtagccatcgttagcttgctaactgcacactggagtggtaaatgggccttgttatggaagctaagcacagctgaCACTCAACTGAGCAGCCAAATGAAATGACGTCACGTTGTcattatatagtgggggagggaactcacgctggaaagtatacgccccagctCTGTGATGTCACAGGGCAGTGTTTTAGCctcacccacaaaatcaggaaaattcaaacggtgaaaaTGCTCACTATATCTCAACACTTCAGCACTTATATTGTTAAAAGCctttgcatatgttttaaacacttatcttcaaatatatttgtatttagaaacaaaacacagatatcTGCTTAGAGCCACTTTAAAAGGTTGACTCATAGTGACACTTCAACACAAAAAGAACCCATGACTTTTGAACGGTGTCATcttataattttggactttatagttacactactactaaattttcaacagggtaacatGTAATTGTAAgtaactacatttccaaagtaatcttcccaaaaCTGATGCCGAGGCGGTTCACTAATTTACACAGGAACTTCAAGTCctatgtgtgttttatttttggtttttttttttcaaggtgggAAGCTCTTCTCCAAACTTCACAAGCTGAGGAAAGAGGGAGCCAAAGAACACCCAGACTGCATCACATCTGGCCAGCACAACATCAAGATGAAGAGCAGCTACACCTCACCTACGATCTGCACGGACTACCAGCGGGGCGTCAGCATGGAAAGCGGCCCTCAGAAACTGAGTGACGAGAGCCCGGATGTGGACGACCCGCAGTCCTGGGACGAGACCCAGCGGCGTCTGGAGAGTTGCGGGACTCACTCCTACATCGAGGAGACGGGCTGCTTGCAGAACTCCCGCTCGGCTGCATCGTTCGACACTGACCTCGACCGTGTGACTTTGCTTTCGGGACCCACAAGAACGCAGGTCAGCGCTCGCATTCATCCACCAGCTCCGACTTTGTGTTTGCACTCATCTCAAACTCAGGACAAGCCCACTCTTCCTCTGTCTTGTGCTCGTATCAGTCAAGCTCTGGACGTCATGTCAGAACCCAATGAGAGCAAAGCTGGAACTGGACTAATAGAGTGCAGCTCTGCCTTTGAAGTAGCTTGGAAGGCTGCAGATCCGGCACTTAAAGGTGATCAAATAAACGCCTATGCAGTTGTTACTGACAGCGACTTGAAGACGGCACCTCATTCAAAACAGACCTTGTGTATAAAAACGGAATTTCCCAACACTAGAAGTCACATTTTAAGTTCCTCTCCGGCCATTTTGCATCTTCCTCTCcattgccaaacacaaattCACGGAAGGGCGTCTTGGGTTGCCTCTGGCTTTCACCAGGGATCCATTCTAAGTGCAGCTTACGAGGTTACAAACTTGGACGCCAAGCAGGCCATCAGCAGTCCCACATCAGAGGAACGAAATGGACTGGTGGTCCTTAGGAGCACAGACCAAGTTGTGTTCTCAGACCACTGGGAAGCACGGACCACCTCGGGAAGCTCTTGGCCTTTATCTGCAAGGGAAACAAGTCCAGTCGACATGAGCGCCGGTGTTGAAGAAGCCTGTGAACTACTCAGTCCAGGAAATGTGGCCCCACCCACAGAGGGACTCTTTTCTAGCTGGTACTCCCCTCGCCTCCTCGGAGCCCAAAAGAAGACCGAGGACTCACCGGTGACGATAGACGGGCAAGGAGATGACCAGATCATTGAGGTGGATGGATGGTGCCACATACCTCGTATAGCGCTCAAATCCTCAGATAAGTCCAGCCGCCAGACCTGCTGGGGGCTCCCCGAATCTGAAGTGCGTGTGTGGGGGGCCCAGATCCTGCTGGCCCTTGAGAGCCTTCATCAGCAGGGCATCTTATgtcgtgacctcaaccccaaaaACGTTCTGTTCACCAGCAACGGTGAGTGCCATGCAGACGACTGCATGCAGGAAGTTTGACTTGGTTGAAAATATATTGCTTTATATTTATACAGGAAAGGTctgcttgactttttttggaCAATGGAGCGAGGTTCAGTCGGAAATCAACTGCGATGCCATGGAACACATGTACTGTGCGCCAGGTAGCTCCATTATATTTGAttacttaattttgaatgaatccattaacaggacccttggatatTTCTTCTTAAAAGTGGATTGAAAGCATAGATAATTGTTTTGGAAGGTGGCACTTGAAggtcatattttgaaaaagatgtcatgtttgagactacagcaaAATGGTACATGACCAGAAAGCCAATCCCAAGCATGTGCTTTAAAAGGAGGATGTGCTATGAAAAAAAGCAGAGCtttttgcagctatttttttttcaaatgtactaaaattgtaatcatgttccgaaagcaactgtaattgaattacacatATTCTTAATTTAATGGATTAtaactgcatacattttgtaaatacagtaaatgacatAATCCTGttattagttactccccaacactgtaTGTATAGAGATGTAGTCATTACAAGCATTAAATGGCTGCTTTTGTCACCAGAAATTGGTGGAGTGTCTAGAATTACAGAAGCTTGTGATTGGTGGAGTCTGGGGGCCCTGCTGTTTGAACTTCTCACAGGAATGGTAagtgatgcacacacacaaactactcaCAAAGTGAGGGATATTcagctttcgggtgaaatttcagaatggATCTGAGATGCACTATTACCTTTACGGGTGTACTTAATTTGAGCTCTTCAAAACTTTTGAGGGGAGGGGCTGGGGAGGGTCAAAAGTCAACTGGAACATCTCCACAACCCttcatttgaatgaatgcacTGACTATGCACtctcttcatttgaaatgccattatcCTTGAAATTGAAAATGCCAACATTTTGATACAGTTCTTGTATTGGACCCCTTTTTCATGCACATACTTGCTCTTTGTGCCTTTAGCCACTATGGCAACTCCACCCGGCAGGAATCAACTCCCACACTCAGCTGCTCATCCCCGACCACCTGAGTACCGCAGCTGCATCCCTGCTTACTGAGGTGTGGAAAACACACTTCTTTTATGATGATATTGCTCTATGACATGAAGCCGCCAAAGCAACATATACATTAGACTAGTGGTCCCCAATCATTATTGAtccaaggcacacattttacaaaaatatcaaggcacaccaccaaacaaaacctcacaaaaattatacagtatactggtgaaatttcaggatgaacctaaaaagCACTATaaactttacaggtgaacttaatttgatgcTTCTCTAAACTGTTAACTACTAAGCTGTTCAGTgcttcagtactttttttttgcacaactttctgTTCTTTAACAAGGAACTGAAcaacaaaattcacaacaggtgtttgactCATGAAAcgaccaatacattttcaagaacgcctacttctatgcctttctgtgactcagaCCAATGAAATGAGTTTGGCGAATTTtccacggcacactaatgtctGAATCACTGGAGTAGACAAGGCCTCTGCTTCTGCTTCCACAGTTGCTTCAGTTTGACGCTGGCTATCGCCTGGGGTGTGGCGGTGGAGGTGTGAGCGACATCAAGTGTCATCCCTTCTTCAGCAGCGTCTCCTGGAAGGCTCTGAGCTGCTAAGCGGGGCAGACCCCGCTGCACCGAGGTCTCCGTGATGCACTGTGTACTTCCCAAAGAAAATTGACTCACAAGAAAAGTAACAAACATAAATTTCCATCAACAGCGTATACGTAAAAGTATTCGATTTTTGATATTCATGACTTTTTTATCTTCGTGCTCATCTACCATTATCACCATGCATGACATTGGTTAACGTTTGACAATCTTTTAGGCCACCGGTCATGATACTATACACTGTGGAGAAAATGAGACAATGCATTTCACACTCAACAGAATACTGCCATCGCCGCACCATCTGACTGTCTCTTTAAAGATCTCCGGGTGGTTAGAAAAAGTTATGTAAAACACATACCGAAAAGGATTCTTGATAGGTAGACTCAAACAACTCACACTATATTAAGTCTTCCTAAAaccgaagaaaaaaaactttttgtagGGTTAACCATGAATGTAATTGTGCTGATAAAGCTGCACGTGCATATCAAGTCAAACTGGAAAATATATTCAAACATGTTAGCAGCTTCAATTCATACACTACATACCCAAGTAGTATGATGTGTTTTACTTCAGTCATGAATTAAACTGCAACTTTCCATTAAATGTTTTGTCTCATTATAGCCCACTGAGACGGTAAGAGACCTTAAATAAACATACACCAAGTCAAGTAATGTAGCtttttattaaaacactttttcttaAATATTCTACCAGAGCATAAAGAGAATGTTCCACATTGTTGTGAAACAGCATCAATTTTCTAATTAGAGTTCTTAGCTTTGGACATAACATTGTGTTCCTTGGTCTGAATGCATCCATATTGTTCCGTCAGCCTGCACGTTGACTCTAGATTTGCCATCCCACATTAAGTTGAACATGTTGTATGTAGAAAATTACATATGGAGAACATACATGATTGAATATACTATTTGATCTAAACACCAGAACGCAGGAAATCCTCAGACAGTACCAAACCCTTATATCACTGCCAAACTGATATTGCACAACCCAActgtgtacccccccccccccccccccaaaaaaaaaactaaaataaatctgTGTTTTAGAGTTAATCAGTTGTGTTTTTGAGTAACGTCCACCAGGTAGGTATTGCCACTGGTCGTGGAAGGCGGTTCAGTTGGTCGGGTCTGGAGCTGAAGAGGAACTCACATGTCGAGGAGCAGCACCCTGGGGTCCTCCACCACGGACTTGATCTTCCGCAGGAAGGTGACGGCCTCTCTTCCGTCAACGAGGCGATGATCGTACGTCAGAGCGATGTACATCATGGGACGGATCTCCACCTGTTCgtccacaacaacaaaaaatcaagtaaaataaaacacaaaatctaCACTCCACTCACATGACGAGCTGTCTTTATGTATTCTGTGTTAAAATGACCAGTTAAAAGTTTTATACTCAACTCTCTAGTTCCATTTTTTAACCTCCCTCTAGTATAAATACAGCTTACATGCAACTGTGTAGAACTTCATCCTAACGTAGAATAGGGCTCCACCTTGTGGCGCTTTATGGCACTGCAGAACGTGCAGTGCTGCTTTTACTTCAAAGATGGATGCCCTGAAAGGCTTCATGCTACCCTAAACACATACACTCACCTGCCACAATATTAAGTACACCTAAGCATTCAATTTAGATGGGTTGtataataaatggcttttaaaAAGATAATGGGTAGTTTCGGTGAACATTTGGAGCTGTAGAACTGCAAGACATCACAATGACAAGTTACCGACCGGTAGTAATATTTATGTGATACTATACATATAGCTCCAAAAGTGAATCCAACCTGCCTTTGACATAGTGCTGTGATTCCAACTACAAGTGCATCTCGATACGTTTCAATATTGTAGAAATcttcagttcaattcaaaaagtgaaatccCTAATTATACAGATTAAACACACCAGATTTCTCtattaaaaaatcatttaaattgttGCTTACATAATATTCTGATTTCTTGAGATGGTCAATTTGGGTTTTTGTTAGCCGTAAAGCtataattaaaatgatttttaaaaaatacatcaatattTTAAGTGTGTACTGAATCTActgagttttactttttaatttgaacTCCTCAAAattattaactttttaaattcaTGAGATGTACCTGGAGTGGCTAGTGAATGTCTATTTAAcgcaaataactttttttttgcacatattGAGAAACTGAAGTTCCATGTGGAGAACACAAACCTTGCCAGCGACTGCCACAGGCCTGTCAAATATGCCGTGCATGCCTAAAATAGCAGATTGAGGCGGGTTGATGATGGGTGTGCCGAACATGGAGCCGAACACGCCGCCGTTGCTGATGGTGAAGGTTCCTCCATCCATGTCTTCCACAGCCAGCTCGTTCTTGCGGGCCTGCAAACAGATAATCACAGACACTTTGACACTTCAAATGAACTATGGAGCTGTATTACCATAGTGACGCAATCTTCATAATGTTCCCTGTTATGCAACATCATGCATCCATTTACCATACTatttatcctcattaggtttacaggcaagctggagcctattccagtttACTTTGGctgagaggcagggtagaccctggactggtcgccagctaatcacaggccacatatagaaGATCAACTTTTATGTTGAGCAAGGGTGTACAAATGTTTCcttctgtgaaaaaaatgaggatgcaagggccactttgacattttcCACCTTTAATTAATTTAACATGCTAAAATCAATCATTGCTAGCcaattatattgtttttgtatatatttataaaaaaacgGTAAgcaaaaaagtcagatttttcaaATAGATCCACACCTGCACTGAGCAGCAGCAGAACCATGTCCACTTTCCGAACAAAAACAAGAGCAGTCTGTACTAAGCTgacaacatttaaaagaaatgtttacATGCGAATCATTAGTGTGATACGTTTCATAATATGGACctcgacacaaagcagaaagTGGAGCAAACAAGCACGATTCATGCTATTTGCTGCTGTAACTAATTCATATTTATTCACGGGGCATAAGTAGAATTGTTACTATATTACTTGAAAttacattatgttttttttaatctagaaAAATACATTACTATTATGGGAAGTAGTTTTCGTAGTAGTCAGGGATATTGCACCTAATGAAAGGTTTCGGAACCTCCACTTGTGACGCTACTGAAGCAAgcgcaggggagaacatgcaaagtccataCGGGAAGGCCAAAGCCAAGATTCAGACTGGGGCtccacgatattggaaaaaaatgacttcaaatgttttattttttttaaacctgcgatatatattgtgATCTGAAATAAAATAGGATAAGTGTTGGTTTCTA of the Phycodurus eques isolate BA_2022a chromosome 14, UOR_Pequ_1.1, whole genome shotgun sequence genome contains:
- the rps6kl1 gene encoding ribosomal protein S6 kinase-like 1, with protein sequence MAKRDYLVEAAKQIHMAVDSEVNEDYEAAFSYYKNGVDLLLNGVQLDPNKERREAVKRKTTQYLKRAEEIFITHLQDNLGKGNSHLGGYSSLRFRPVRHLSSPVEDLEMCKVVGVSDKVLVVQSMVNKETFVVKSLMKSSWESREQPTIIPQGVPYMVKLLRYYVSEDTVYLHLEHVKGGKLFSKLHKLRKEGAKEHPDCITSGQHNIKMKSSYTSPTICTDYQRGVSMESGPQKLSDESPDVDDPQSWDETQRRLESCGTHSYIEETGCLQNSRSAASFDTDLDRVTLLSGPTRTQVSARIHPPAPTLCLHSSQTQDKPTLPLSCARISQALDVMSEPNESKAGTGLIECSSAFEVAWKAADPALKGDQINAYAVVTDSDLKTAPHSKQTLCIKTEFPNTRSHILSSSPAILHLPLHCQTQIHGRASWVASGFHQGSILSAAYEVTNLDAKQAISSPTSEERNGLVVLRSTDQVVFSDHWEARTTSGSSWPLSARETSPVDMSAGVEEACELLSPGNVAPPTEGLFSSWYSPRLLGAQKKTEDSPVTIDGQGDDQIIEVDGWCHIPRIALKSSDKSSRQTCWGLPESEVRVWGAQILLALESLHQQGILCRDLNPKNVLFTSNGKVCLTFFGQWSEVQSEINCDAMEHMYCAPEIGGVSRITEACDWWSLGALLFELLTGMPLWQLHPAGINSHTQLLIPDHLSTAAASLLTELLQFDAGYRLGCGGGGVSDIKCHPFFSSVSWKALSC